The following coding sequences lie in one Polyodon spathula isolate WHYD16114869_AA chromosome 37, ASM1765450v1, whole genome shotgun sequence genomic window:
- the LOC121304374 gene encoding lymphotoxin-alpha-like has translation MRLENEQELVIPADGLYFIYAQVVFKGMGSSEEDKGASNSWNGCSGRGSSTKILSLSVERWSDAYPVYESILSTSRSICLQTNQGGVWTVPLYQGALFKLAQGDKLKVNANLLNLINDSKTFFGAFAV, from the coding sequence ATGCGGTTGGAGAATGAGCAGGAGCTGGTGATCCCTGCAGACGGTCTCTACTTCATTTACGCTCAGGTGGTGTTCAAGGGGATGGGCTCTTCGGAGGAGGACAAGGGCGCCTCAAACTCGTGGAATGGCTGCAGCGGCCGTGGCTCCTCCACCAAGATTCTCTCGCTGTCGGTGGAGAGGTGGTCAGACGCCTATCCCGTGTACGAGTCCATCCTGAGCACCTCACGCTCCATCTGCCTGCAGACGAATCAGGGAGGGGTGTGGACCGTGCCCCTGTACCAGGGAGCATTGTTCAAGTTAGCTCAGGGAGACAAGCTGAAAGTGAACGCCAACCTCCTCAATCTGATTAACGACAGTAAGACCTTTTTTGGGGCTTTTGCGGTTTAG
- the LOC121304363 gene encoding lymphotoxin-alpha-like produces the protein MDSQNTTLDVENGCKVLLRDAQPRTRVNVRCAISLLSIALVGTLLFAGLHSRGSSTGADSQNDELLRVKDELAENAFQVRTLKQMASKPSKAAAHLIADVTEGSSQVSWLSDVDQAFSNGIDNTEDKIVVPRTGLYFVYSQVSFNGQCKGQPVYLSHKVERFAVSYPEKRNLLSAAKTACIETHGSSKDIWYKTIYQGAVFKLEKGDTLSTKTGGVDKLVVDGGNSFFGVFEL, from the exons ATGGACTCGCAGAACACGACCCTCGACGTGGAGAATGGATGCAAAGTGCTCTTAAGGGACGCTCAACCCAGAACGCGTGTAAATGTGAGGTGCGCTATCTCGCTGCTTTCTATCGCGCTGGTCGGTACGCTGCTGTTCGCCGGACTTCACAGTAGGGGGAGCTCCACTGGTGCCGACTCTCAG AATGACGAACTTCTGCGAGTCAAGGACGAATTAGCGGAGAATG cTTTTCAGGTCCGAACACTAAAACAAATGGCGAGCAAGCCCAGCAAAGCAGCCGCGCATTTAATAG CGGATGTTACAGAAGGCAGCAGCCAAGTGTCCTGGCTAAGTGATGTTGACCAAGCGTTTTCAAACGGGATTGACAATACCGAAGACAAGATTGTGGTGCCGAGGACCGGCCTGTACTTCGTCTACTCGCAGGTGTCGTTCAATGGACAGTGTAAGGGGCAACCCGTCTATCTCTCGCACAAAGTCGAGCGATTTGCCGTGTCCTACCCTGAAAAACGCAATCTCCTGAGCGCCGCAAAGACGGCGTGCATAGAGACGCACGGGTCCTCGAAGGACATCTGGTATAAGACCATCTACCAAGGTGCCGTCTTTAAACTGGAAAAGGGAGACACACTGTCCACCAAAACTGGAGGGGTTGACAAACTTGTAGTTGATGGGGGAAACTCTTTCTTTGGAGTTTTTGAACTCTGA